A genomic stretch from Cellulomonas sp. KRMCY2 includes:
- a CDS encoding glycoside hydrolase family 13 protein produces the protein MQESWWQDAVIYQVYLRSFADADGDGVGDLAGLRERLGYLADLGVDALWLNPCYPSPQRDHGYDIADYFAIDPAYGSTTDLVGLVADAHLLGLRVVMDMVANHCSDQHEWFQDAVAAPTCSAARDRFVFRDGRGPAGEEPPNNWASVFGGPAWTRLHQPDGTPGQWYLHSFDSSQPDFNWRNPEVPQHFRDVLTFWFDLGVDGFRIDVAHGLFTAEDLADIPEGGNCRSPRDDPMWDQPEVHEVYRTWRAIGDAYRPEPKYFIGEIWVATLERLRPYLAPGHLHQAFNFDLLVQPWDAARMRTAIDAGLDQARQIGTPTAWALNSHDVHRVVTRYGQEQDSAEADPTDMIAAARRSGPVDLELGTARARAVAMLLLALPGTVFLYQGEELGLPEVFELPAAVRQDPIWIRSGGTELGRDGCRVPLPWAAGEPAFGFSPAGTAAAPWLPQPASFGGYAVDRQEAAPTSFLNLYRTLLRTRRTLFDSDALRWLETGSDQVLAFARGDGVCIVNLGSDPVDLPDDPAGVVVASSCGLRTGAELAGNHAVWLDRTRTHRTPTTAGGRRTRELVAPGTR, from the coding sequence ATGCAGGAGTCGTGGTGGCAGGACGCGGTGATCTACCAGGTCTACCTGCGTTCGTTCGCCGACGCGGACGGTGACGGCGTCGGCGACCTGGCGGGCCTCCGCGAGCGACTGGGCTACCTGGCCGACCTCGGTGTCGACGCCCTCTGGCTGAACCCCTGCTACCCCTCGCCCCAGCGCGATCATGGGTACGACATCGCCGACTACTTCGCGATCGACCCCGCCTACGGCTCGACGACGGACCTGGTCGGCCTCGTCGCCGACGCGCACCTGCTCGGTCTGCGGGTCGTCATGGACATGGTGGCCAACCACTGCTCCGACCAGCACGAGTGGTTCCAGGACGCGGTCGCGGCGCCGACGTGCTCGGCTGCGCGCGACCGCTTCGTGTTCCGCGACGGCCGCGGGCCGGCCGGCGAGGAGCCACCGAACAACTGGGCCAGCGTCTTCGGTGGGCCCGCCTGGACGCGGCTCCACCAGCCGGACGGGACGCCCGGGCAGTGGTACCTGCACTCCTTCGACTCCAGCCAGCCGGACTTCAACTGGCGCAACCCCGAGGTTCCGCAGCACTTCCGGGACGTCCTGACGTTCTGGTTCGACCTCGGCGTCGACGGGTTCCGCATCGATGTGGCGCACGGCCTGTTCACCGCTGAGGACCTCGCGGACATCCCGGAGGGCGGCAACTGTCGCTCCCCGCGTGACGACCCGATGTGGGACCAGCCGGAGGTGCACGAGGTGTACCGGACGTGGCGTGCGATCGGTGACGCGTACCGGCCCGAGCCCAAGTACTTCATCGGCGAGATCTGGGTCGCGACCCTCGAGCGTCTGCGCCCCTATCTGGCGCCGGGTCACCTGCACCAGGCATTCAACTTCGACCTGCTCGTCCAGCCCTGGGACGCGGCACGCATGCGCACCGCGATCGACGCCGGTCTCGACCAGGCCCGGCAGATCGGGACGCCCACCGCCTGGGCACTGAACAGCCACGACGTGCATCGCGTCGTGACCCGGTACGGGCAGGAGCAGGACTCCGCGGAGGCGGACCCCACGGACATGATCGCCGCGGCTCGTCGGAGCGGGCCGGTCGACCTCGAGCTCGGCACCGCACGCGCACGCGCCGTCGCGATGCTGCTGCTGGCGCTGCCCGGGACTGTCTTCCTCTACCAGGGCGAGGAGCTCGGGCTGCCCGAGGTCTTCGAGCTTCCGGCCGCCGTCCGTCAGGACCCCATCTGGATCCGGTCCGGCGGGACCGAGCTCGGGCGGGACGGCTGCCGGGTCCCGCTGCCGTGGGCTGCCGGCGAACCGGCATTCGGCTTCAGCCCGGCGGGCACGGCCGCGGCCCCGTGGCTGCCGCAGCCCGCATCGTTCGGCGGCTACGCGGTCGACCGGCAGGAGGCCGCACCCACCTCGTTCCTGAACCTGTATCGCACCCTCCTGCGTACCCGCCGCACGTTGTTCGACTCCGACGCACTGCGCTGGCTCGAGACCGGCAGCGACCAGGTCCTGGCGTTCGCGCGCGGCGACGGAGTCTGCATCGTCAACCTCGGCTCGGACCCCGTCGACCTGCCGGACGACCCGGCCGGGGTCGTCGTCGCCTCGTCCTGCGGCCTCCGCACCGGCGCCGAGCTCGCCGGGAACCACGCCGTCTGGCTCGACCGCACGCGAACGCACCGCACACCGACGACCGCCGGCGGCAGGCGTACGCGTGAGCTCGTCGCACCAGGCACACGCTGA